Proteins encoded by one window of Melospiza melodia melodia isolate bMelMel2 chromosome 9, bMelMel2.pri, whole genome shotgun sequence:
- the ANKRD1 gene encoding ankyrin repeat domain-containing protein 1 — MTTMMMKVEELVTGKKVDDKETGSFLPEDFKNGEYEAAVRLEKQEDLKTVPEHSLARGHLDYEKENKLEAELKKKKLQARSKLENLEDLEKIIELKKKKRCKKVKVPVLKKPEPEVITGPVDIPTFFKAALENKLPVIEKYLSDKGDPNVCDKFKRTALHRACSEGHLEVVKKLVEAGAQLEQKDMLHSTALHWACRGGNLDVLKFLLDKGININARDKLLSTPLHVAVRTGRYDCGEHLIACEADLNARDREGDTPMHDAVRLNRYKIIRLLILHGADLTLKNCEGKTPMDLVLQWQNGTKEIFNSLKDNSKKNARPGKF; from the exons ATGACGACGATGATGATGAAGGTAGAAGAGCTG GTGACTGGGAAGAAGGTGGATGATAAAGAGACTGGCAGCTTCCTCCCTGAGGACTTCAAGAATGGAGAGTATGAAGCTGCTGTAAGGTTAGAGAAGCAGGAGGACCTAAAGACAGTCCCTGAGCACTCCTTGGCCCGAGGTCATCTGGATTATGAAAAGGAGAATAAACTAGAAGCAGAG CTGAAGAAGAAGAAATTACAGGCCAGGTCAAAACTTGAAAATTTGGAGGATCTTGAAAAAATTATTGagctgaagaagaagaaaagatgcAAGAAAGTGAAAGTACCTGTTTTAAAGAAGCCTGAACCAGAAGTTATT ACAGGACCTGTGGATATTCCCACATTCTTCAAAGCTGCACTAGAGAATAAGTTGCCAGTAATTGAAAAATACCTGTCAGACAAAGGGGATCCAAATGTCTGTGATAAG TTCAAACGCACTGCGCTGCACAGGGCATGCTCTGAAGGACATCTAGAGGTGGTGAAGAAGCTGGTGGAAGCTGGAGCCCAGCTTGAACAGAAAGACATG CTTCATTCTACAGCTCTGCACTGGGCATGCCGGGGTGGAAACCTGGACGTTCTGAAATTCCTACTGGACAAAGGGATAAACATAAATGCAAGAGACAAG CTGCTCAGCACGCCCCTGCACGTGGCTGTTCGGACAGGTCGCTACGACTGCGGGGAGCACCTCATCGCCTGCGAGGCCGATCTCAACGCCAGGGACCGG GAAGGGGACACGCCAATGCACGACGCCGTGAGGCTGAACCGCTACAAAATCATCCGGCTTCTGATCCTGCACGGAGCAGATCTGACTCTAAAGAACTGC GAAGGGAAAACTCCTATGGATCTTGTCCTTCAGTGGCAGAATGGCACCAAAGAGATATTCAACAGCCTGAAAGACAATTCCAAAAAGAATGCCCGTCCAGGTAAATTCTGA